A DNA window from Streptomyces sp. CA-278952 contains the following coding sequences:
- a CDS encoding sulfotransferase family protein, with product MPSRAVDHPAAEVVRGLEVLRPLRGTPVEHFCAKVRDLVVVASSSRGGSSMLAELLRTSRHLLHLRGELNPLLRLAGLDHPRSGTGSDVLEAAHWHGLPRQSRALFEAELALDAGSPGTGVENLAVDGAWRLVVQWPGRGLDPVDLVRTAEAVLDRDLPRFARALIGRAGVNPWYYDLPGRSPGPRPAGPPGDVLLEEPPFVLPRPWRPAGEDDLATKPLVIKTPGNAYRLGFLRAVFPNARLRVLHLTRNPAASVNGLVDGWLHHGFHAYRLDEPLRIAGYADVRPADRHWWKFDLPPGWSAYTAAALPRVCAHQWWSSHRAVLAHGADHTVRFEDLISGPHGRADAVERIADWLGVPFDGPLKRAATDGIAATVSTAAPRPGRWLAREEEVRSALSADVLAMAERLGYARDDHWI from the coding sequence ATGCCTAGCCGCGCCGTGGATCACCCGGCCGCCGAGGTCGTGCGCGGGCTGGAGGTGCTACGGCCGCTGCGCGGCACGCCGGTGGAGCACTTCTGCGCGAAGGTGCGCGATCTCGTCGTCGTCGCGTCGAGCTCGCGGGGCGGGTCGAGCATGCTCGCCGAGCTGCTGCGGACCTCGCGGCACCTTCTGCACCTGCGCGGTGAGCTGAATCCGCTGCTGCGGCTGGCCGGCCTCGACCACCCGCGCAGCGGCACCGGATCCGACGTGCTGGAGGCGGCGCACTGGCACGGGCTTCCGCGGCAATCCCGGGCGTTGTTCGAGGCGGAACTGGCACTGGACGCGGGCTCTCCCGGCACCGGCGTGGAGAACCTGGCGGTGGACGGGGCGTGGCGGCTGGTCGTGCAGTGGCCGGGGCGGGGCCTCGATCCCGTCGACCTGGTGCGGACCGCCGAGGCGGTACTGGACCGTGATCTCCCCCGGTTCGCACGGGCGTTGATCGGCAGGGCCGGTGTGAACCCGTGGTACTACGACCTTCCCGGCCGGTCACCGGGACCACGACCGGCCGGGCCGCCCGGTGACGTGCTGCTCGAAGAGCCGCCCTTCGTCCTCCCCCGTCCGTGGCGGCCGGCGGGCGAAGACGATCTCGCCACGAAGCCACTGGTGATCAAGACGCCGGGCAACGCCTACCGGCTCGGGTTCCTGCGGGCCGTCTTCCCCAACGCGCGCCTGCGGGTGCTGCACCTGACCAGGAACCCGGCCGCGTCGGTCAACGGCCTGGTCGACGGTTGGCTGCACCACGGGTTCCACGCGTACCGGCTGGACGAACCACTGCGGATCGCCGGGTACGCCGACGTGCGGCCGGCAGACCGGCACTGGTGGAAGTTCGACCTGCCCCCCGGCTGGTCCGCGTACACCGCCGCCGCCCTGCCCCGGGTCTGCGCCCACCAGTGGTGGTCGAGTCACCGTGCGGTACTCGCCCACGGGGCGGACCACACGGTGCGCTTCGAGGACCTGATCAGCGGTCCGCACGGCCGCGCGGACGCCGTCGAGCGGATCGCCGACTGGCTGGGGGTGCCGTTCGACGGGCCGCTGAAGCGGGCCGCCACCGACGGCATCGCCGCCACCGTGTCCACCGCCGCACCACGCCCCGGCAGGTGGCTGGCGCGGGAAGAGGAAGTCCGATCGGCGCTGAGCGCCGACGTGCTCGCGATGGCGGAGAGGCTCGGTTATGCCCGTGACGACCACTGGATCTGA
- a CDS encoding MbtH family protein, translating into MAETTNPFDDDNAPFWVLRNDEDQHSLWPEFAPVPAGWHVVHGPDGRAACLAYVEEHWTDLRPASLRRAMDDATG; encoded by the coding sequence ATGGCTGAGACGACCAACCCGTTCGACGACGACAACGCACCGTTCTGGGTGCTGCGCAACGACGAGGACCAGCACTCGCTGTGGCCGGAGTTCGCTCCGGTGCCCGCCGGGTGGCACGTGGTACACGGCCCGGACGGCCGGGCGGCGTGCCTGGCCTACGTCGAGGAGCACTGGACCGACCTGCGTCCGGCCTCCCTGCGTCGCGCCATGGACGACGCGACCGGGTGA
- a CDS encoding KedN5 family methylcobalamin-dependent radical SAM C-methyltransferase, whose translation MQQGAWDMPKESMPLAAGYLTAAARADPVVGPEFDVGIQNFRGGQSLGSMARTIFSGVVPDVLAFSVLGWNLDQFGALAETYKSVRPDGWVVFGGTHVAHQAERVFRRFPEVDVVANGEGEFTFRDLLLAVLEEKSPHDLAQVPGISYRDEEGTIHTTAEAPRIDDLDIIPSPFLTGAIPLLDHQGRFPYDVALMETNRGCPYKCSFCYWGGAVGQRMRDFSRERLRAELDVFGYHRIPTVVLCDSNFGMRRPDAEFVEDLVRTREKYGFPKSLETSWAKNKSKTFRDIIRRMKAEGFQSSFTVALQTLDDTALRDMGRSNMRLNEWKELAAWLAAEGLDAYAELIWGAPGETVDSFLTGYDRLSQHVSRIAVYPLLLLPNTTYTENREEHGFVTVRGDNDDFEYVLANRTVTVAENTTMQRFMFWARMMSENMYFRHIWAPLRELAGLTQSAVLLILSEWFQDSTDPAVAELLGHGREFTDSGLVVESLHKLYADPRFAPGFQRWWDEAILPKVPERHRPLLNEIFRYDNATRPIYSGAGAEDAELRSIDGLPHYVRSGLRFNYPMPHVLDAIRASRPFDEEPSPVELTLAYRVGFDDYLDNHELATYYAGRCLEIR comes from the coding sequence GTGCAACAGGGCGCCTGGGACATGCCCAAGGAGTCGATGCCGCTCGCCGCCGGCTATCTGACAGCCGCAGCACGGGCCGATCCCGTGGTGGGACCCGAGTTCGACGTGGGGATACAGAACTTCCGCGGTGGACAATCGCTGGGCTCGATGGCGCGCACGATCTTCTCCGGGGTGGTGCCGGACGTGCTGGCGTTCTCGGTCCTCGGCTGGAACCTCGACCAGTTCGGCGCGCTCGCCGAGACCTACAAGTCGGTGCGCCCGGACGGCTGGGTCGTCTTCGGCGGAACGCACGTCGCCCACCAGGCGGAACGCGTCTTCCGACGCTTCCCCGAGGTCGACGTCGTCGCCAACGGCGAGGGCGAGTTCACCTTCCGGGACCTGCTGCTCGCCGTCCTCGAGGAGAAGTCGCCGCACGATCTCGCGCAGGTGCCGGGGATCTCCTACCGCGACGAGGAAGGGACGATCCACACCACTGCCGAGGCGCCGCGCATCGACGACCTGGACATCATTCCGTCGCCCTTTCTGACCGGGGCCATACCGCTGCTCGACCACCAGGGCCGGTTCCCCTACGACGTCGCGCTGATGGAGACCAACCGCGGCTGTCCGTACAAGTGCTCGTTCTGTTACTGGGGCGGCGCGGTCGGCCAACGGATGCGCGACTTCTCCCGCGAGCGGCTGCGCGCGGAGCTCGACGTCTTCGGCTACCACCGGATTCCGACGGTGGTGCTGTGCGACTCCAACTTCGGCATGCGCCGGCCGGACGCGGAGTTCGTCGAGGACCTCGTCAGGACGCGCGAGAAGTACGGGTTCCCGAAGTCGTTGGAGACGTCGTGGGCGAAGAACAAGTCCAAGACGTTCCGCGACATCATCCGCCGGATGAAGGCCGAGGGGTTCCAGAGCTCGTTCACCGTGGCGCTGCAGACACTGGACGACACGGCGTTGCGTGACATGGGCAGAAGCAACATGCGGCTCAACGAGTGGAAGGAGCTGGCGGCATGGCTCGCGGCGGAGGGTCTCGACGCCTACGCGGAACTGATCTGGGGCGCGCCGGGTGAGACGGTCGACTCCTTCCTGACGGGTTACGACCGGTTGTCCCAACACGTGTCCCGCATCGCCGTCTACCCCCTGTTGCTGCTGCCCAACACCACCTACACGGAGAACCGCGAGGAGCACGGCTTCGTCACCGTGCGCGGCGACAACGACGACTTCGAGTACGTACTCGCCAACCGCACCGTCACCGTCGCGGAGAACACGACGATGCAGCGGTTCATGTTCTGGGCCCGGATGATGAGCGAGAACATGTACTTCCGGCACATCTGGGCGCCGCTGCGGGAGCTCGCCGGGCTCACCCAGAGCGCCGTACTGCTGATCCTCTCGGAGTGGTTCCAGGACTCGACCGATCCCGCCGTCGCCGAGTTGCTCGGCCACGGCCGCGAGTTCACCGACTCCGGCCTGGTCGTCGAGTCGCTGCACAAACTCTACGCCGACCCGCGGTTCGCGCCGGGCTTCCAGCGGTGGTGGGACGAGGCGATCCTGCCGAAGGTGCCCGAGCGGCACAGGCCGCTGCTCAACGAGATCTTCCGCTACGACAACGCGACCCGCCCGATCTACTCCGGCGCTGGTGCCGAGGACGCCGAGCTGCGCAGCATCGACGGCCTGCCGCACTACGTCCGCAGCGGCCTGCGGTTCAACTACCCGATGCCGCACGTTCTCGACGCCATCCGCGCGAGCCGACCGTTCGACGAGGAACCCTCGCCGGTCGAACTGACGCTCGCCTACCGCGTCGGATTCGACGACTACCTCGACAACCACGAACTCGCGACGTACTACGCCGGTCGCTGTCTCGAGATCCGGTAG
- a CDS encoding DUF6027 family protein — MDGDMDDLAYDATGTPTVRLRQWERCWPPEDPHANFKAEVVDYGLLDPLETVRGMSRNLDIPVGAIVRYVLAKWATGGSGGLLEVGPVMVPRLWEPIAAAEEADSDEQRLAAYHQLRQMISWLKVPLDDPTVYPAQ; from the coding sequence ATGGATGGCGACATGGATGACCTGGCCTACGACGCGACCGGTACGCCGACGGTCCGGCTGCGCCAGTGGGAACGGTGCTGGCCACCGGAGGACCCGCACGCCAACTTCAAGGCCGAGGTGGTCGATTACGGGCTCCTCGATCCGCTGGAGACCGTGCGCGGCATGTCCCGGAACCTGGACATCCCGGTCGGCGCGATCGTCCGGTACGTGCTGGCGAAGTGGGCCACCGGCGGCAGCGGCGGCCTGCTCGAAGTCGGGCCGGTGATGGTGCCGCGCCTGTGGGAGCCGATCGCGGCAGCGGAGGAGGCCGACTCCGACGAGCAGCGGCTGGCGGCGTACCACCAGCTCCGGCAGATGATCTCCTGGCTGAAGGTGCCGCTGGACGACCCCACGGTGTACCCGGCCCAGTGA
- a CDS encoding dimethylarginine dimethylaminohydrolase family protein yields the protein MASHVDEVAAGSVWAPCGYRSETAALRSVLLVRPPDSIAAVRRPGASLMLGPVDPAAMRAQCDALADRLRGHGVEVHLASPAATPNVVFARDLFWMTPAGAVVARMASAQRAGEERHAALALAEAGFPILRTVSGTAVFEGADALWIDPSTVIVGTGFRTNDAGAAEVASAVAGLGARVVTVRLAPGVQHLLGTVVFLGPSTAVIHRAASPPELTILLREYGYRVIALEPDEELLVRRGMNLLVLAPGRVLMPAGCPGIRRTLERAGVAVDEIDVGEYLRAAGGIGCVTGVVRREH from the coding sequence GTGGCGTCGCACGTGGACGAAGTCGCGGCCGGGAGCGTGTGGGCGCCGTGCGGGTACCGGTCGGAGACGGCCGCGCTGCGGTCGGTGCTGCTGGTCCGCCCGCCGGACAGCATCGCCGCGGTGCGCCGGCCCGGGGCCTCGCTCATGCTCGGGCCGGTGGATCCGGCGGCGATGCGGGCGCAGTGCGACGCGCTGGCGGACCGCCTGCGCGGCCACGGGGTCGAGGTACACCTGGCCTCCCCCGCGGCGACGCCGAACGTGGTGTTCGCGCGGGACCTGTTCTGGATGACCCCGGCCGGGGCGGTGGTGGCGCGGATGGCGTCGGCGCAGCGGGCCGGCGAGGAACGGCATGCCGCGCTCGCGCTGGCCGAGGCAGGGTTCCCGATTCTGCGCACGGTGTCCGGCACCGCCGTGTTCGAGGGCGCCGACGCGCTGTGGATCGACCCGTCGACGGTGATCGTCGGCACCGGGTTCCGCACGAACGACGCCGGCGCGGCCGAGGTCGCCTCGGCGGTCGCGGGACTGGGGGCGCGGGTGGTGACGGTGCGCTTGGCGCCGGGCGTGCAGCATCTGCTGGGGACGGTGGTGTTCCTCGGCCCGTCCACGGCCGTCATCCATCGGGCGGCGAGCCCACCGGAGTTGACGATACTGCTCCGCGAGTACGGCTATCGGGTGATCGCGCTGGAGCCGGACGAGGAGCTGCTGGTGCGGCGCGGGATGAACCTGCTGGTGCTCGCGCCGGGGCGGGTGCTGATGCCCGCGGGCTGCCCGGGGATCCGGCGGACGCTGGAGCGGGCGGGCGTGGCCGTCGACGAGATCGACGTCGGGGAGTATCTGCGGGCGGCCGGCGGGATCGGCTGCGTGACCGGGGTGGTGCGCCGTGAGCACTGA